The following DNA comes from Buttiauxella agrestis.
GTTTGCTGAGCACTCCCGTGCAGAAATCGCATCGACCATCAGAGGGGGGGGCGGTTATGAATCAGGCTCCTGCACCGAAAGCTGCGAAGCTTTGACCTGTGATATCGATGAAGAGGGTAACGATCTGCCGGAAGAGACCCAACTCAAGAACATAAGCCCGTATTGCCTGGCACTAAACGATTTGCGGCAGCGTCCCTCGCACAAGCTTAAAGAGGTTGGTGATCAGTGGCGCACACCTGATCTGCTGTTCTGGGGAATCAATGCGATGTTCGGCCCGCTGGTGCTGGACCTATTCGCCGACGACAGTAACGCCAAATGCCCCACCTGGTACACGGCAGAAGATAACTCGCTGACACAGGACTGGTCAGAACGACTGGCGGATCTCGGCGGCGCTGCGTTTGCCAACCCACCATACAGTCGCTCGTCGTATCACGAAAAGCAGGCGATCACCGGCATGACCCACATCATTAACCATGCGCTGGCAATGCGGGAGAAGGGCGGGCGTTACGTGTTCCTCATCAAAGCAGCAACCAGCGAAACCTGGTGGCCTGACAGTGCCGATCACATTGCTTTCATTCGTGGGCGCATTGGATTTGACCTGCCGTCTTGGTTCATACCTGCTGACGATAAGCAGCAGCCAAGCGGCGCATTCTTTGCGGGTGCCATTGCTGTGTTCGATAAGACATGGCGTGGTGAGCGTTTCAGCTATATCCAGCGTACCGATCTGGAAGCGAAAGGTAGCGCATTTATGGCATTGGTGCAGTTTGCCGCTGGACGTATTCAGCCGGCAGCGGTGGAGGCTGCTCCGGAATCGAAGCCTGTCACGGTTATCGCAGAGCAACAGCCAGAAGAAGAACGAATCTATCCACTGGAAGTGAATCTGCTGATCGGTGATTTACCCGAGCTGGGTAAACTCCAGAGTGCTAAACAGCAGCAAGTCAAAGGCCATATCTATAGCCGGTGGCTCGAGCGTGCCAGCCGCGAGGAAATCATTGGTGAGGTCAGGGCGCTTATCGTTGGAATAGCAGCATGAGGGCAATTCTTACTCCTGAAATTGCTCCGCGTCTCGGCCTGGCATTGTTCCGCCCAGGCTCTGATGTAATGGCTCTGTTCCATCAGGGACGCGTGCTGATTGAGAGTGTTCCTGAGCATTTACAGCACCTGCCGTCCGGTATTGTACCGGCGGCATTACAACCGCTATCTGGTGATAAGGCTCTGTTGGCCTTTTTCACCAATGCGCGAGTGATTCAGGCTGCTGGTGGCCTTTCGACCCTTAACACATCCCTCCTCAGGGAGAATGGTTGTCAGTATCCGCACGGTGATTACCACCACCCTCAAATGGTCATCATGCCTTATCCACCAGGGTCAATTCGCGTTTGCTGGCACTGCGATAACGAGGTGCGGGAACAGGCGACTGAACTTCTTGCGGATCTAGCCCACCGGAACGTGGTGGAATTCGTGATTGCTTCAGCGCTGCGTAACCTTGGGTTTGATGATACTCATCAGCTGACACTGCCAGAGCTCTGCTGGTGGGCGATACGTTACGACCTGGTTGATTGCCTGCCAGAAGGGATGGCCCGTAAAGCGTTGAGAAAGCCGGAAGAACCGATTCTGTCGGTATACAAAGAGAGTGACATTGTGCCCTCACTTCCGGCCACCAGCATTGTTAAGGAGAAAGTGAAAGCGGTCAGTGCAGTAGTTAGAGCTCACGCAGATACGCTCGAAGAGCCGATTAA
Coding sequences within:
- a CDS encoding phage N-6-adenine-methyltransferase, which translates into the protein MSPYCLALNDLRQRPSHKLKEVGDQWRTPDLLFWGINAMFGPLVLDLFADDSNAKCPTWYTAEDNSLTQDWSERLADLGGAAFANPPYSRSSYHEKQAITGMTHIINHALAMREKGGRYVFLIKAATSETWWPDSADHIAFIRGRIGFDLPSWFIPADDKQQPSGAFFAGAIAVFDKTWRGERFSYIQRTDLEAKGSAFMALVQFAAGRIQPAAVEAAPESKPVTVIAEQQPEEERIYPLEVNLLIGDLPELGKLQSAKQQQVKGHIYSRWLERASREEIIGEVRALIVGIAA
- a CDS encoding DUF968 domain-containing protein is translated as MRAILTPEIAPRLGLALFRPGSDVMALFHQGRVLIESVPEHLQHLPSGIVPAALQPLSGDKALLAFFTNARVIQAAGGLSTLNTSLLRENGCQYPHGDYHHPQMVIMPYPPGSIRVCWHCDNEVREQATELLADLAHRNVVEFVIASALRNLGFDDTHQLTLPELCWWAIRYDLVDCLPEGMARKALRKPEEPILSVYKESDIVPSLPATSIVKEKVKAVSAVVRAHADTLEEPIKPVLKLIANPESPESFMLRPKRRRWINPVYTRWVKTQPCECCRRPADDPHHIIGHGMGGTATKAHDLFVIPLCRECHDELHADLAAFELKYGTQLELVFRFLDRVMAIGVIVKA